In the genome of bacterium, the window GTCGAGCCAGCCGTCCCGCGACCTGCAGACGTTCCCGAACCCCCAGCCGGGCCGGGACTACGAGATCGTCTTCGACTGCCCCGAGTTCACCTGCCTGTGCCCGCTGACCGGCCAGCCCGACTTCGCCCACCTGCGGATCCGCTACGTGCCGGACGCCCTCTGCGTCGAGTTGAAGTCCCTGAAGCTCTACCTCTGGTCCTACCGCAACGAGGGCGCCTTCCACGAGAAGGTCACCAACGCCA includes:
- the queF gene encoding preQ(1) synthase; the protein is MSSQPSRDLQTFPNPQPGRDYEIVFDCPEFTCLCPLTGQPDFAHLRIRYVPDALCVELKSLKLYLWSYRNEGAFHEKVTNAIADDLVALLKPRYLEIDAKWFVRGGITTYVRAEHRSPAWTGSIPEARASW